In Zea mays cultivar B73 chromosome 7, Zm-B73-REFERENCE-NAM-5.0, whole genome shotgun sequence, the following proteins share a genomic window:
- the LOC100276553 gene encoding uncharacterized protein isoform X1 — protein MGYTYTPTYYSGLQDTIASLCKSILPSFRVGRRLTADQAAARRHAEQLKWQQESFHRILHLAALHREGIAPASDVAAFRGTMLAALVAPPQHLEQPAVLRDKLLFLQELLYAKCVSAAEYNASKAPLVQRLAAFGVIVDCPDAEVSAEEWSEIDLRDPPPPATAAASDKPKHKAFVTPWKSRSKKDQDVNSSASRPPLAPVDHNNATNAPVFMTESSPSETVPSGKAEKGKRRHLAGMFHSGGSGTENKEPAGEEGVVEKETVRGKKKSSWGFDGIKKWTKAGACNSGEAAATGEQPQHVPPRSSYSECQLEASPMAASGPDAKRAKTRLHSDTDNDSASELLRDKVLVENTKKELSRIQAELSSTNRNLNFSNQQMEAISTKLPVDKSDLKSYFPKAWCDQHGDGVITAAKEGFKQHVEEMEKQRDITGSEGWATFEDIDLDDNFNPRAFSRHQPDSAVKGKKVNESLTSSFTNPFYSEKNPFLNTNYN, from the exons ATGGGGTACACGTACACTCCGACATACTACTCGGGCCTGCAGGACACCATCGCGTCGCTCTGCAAGTCCATCCTGCCCTCCTTCCGCGTGGGCCGGCGGCTCACCGCCGACCAGGCCGCCGCGCGGCGCCACGCCGAGCAGCTCAAGTGGCAGCAGGAGTCCTTCCACCGCATCCTCCACCTCGCCGCGCTCCACCGCGAGGGCATCGCTCCGGCCTCCGACGTTGCCGCCTTCCGCGGAACCATGCTCGCGGCGCTCGTCGCGCCGCCGCAGCACCTCGAGCAGCCCGCTGTGCTCCGGGACAAGCTCCTCTTCCTCCAGGAGCTCCTCTACGCCAAGTGCGTCTCCGCGGCGGAGTACAACGCGTCCAAGGCGCCCCTCGTGCAGCGGCTCGCCGCGTTCGGCGTCATCGTCGACTGCCCCGACGCGGAGGTCTCGGCCGAGGAGTGGTCGGAGATCGACCTCCGTGACCCGCCTCCTCCCGCCACTGCGGCGGCCTCCGACAAGCCGAAGCACAAGGCCTTCGTCACGCCATGGAAGAGCAGATCCAAGAAGGACCAGGACGTGAACAGCAGCGCATCAAGGCCGCCGCTGGCCCCTGTGGACCATAACAACGCCACCAACGCGCCAGTCTTCATGACCGAGAGCTCGCCGTCGGAAACGGTTCCCTCCGGGAAGGCCGAGAAAGGGAAGAGGAGGCATCTGGCAGGGATGTTCCACAGCGGCGGCAGTGGCACCGAGAACAAGGAGCCTGCGGGGGAGGAAGGGGTCGTCGAGAAAGAGACGGTGAGAGGTAAGAAGAAGAGCTCGTGGGGGTTCGATGGCATCAAGAAGTGGACGAAAGCCGGTGCCTGTAACAGTGGCGAGGCGGCAGCCACCGGTGAGCAGCCGCAGCATGTTCCTCCGCGCTCATCTTACAGCGAGTGCCAGCTGGAGGCGAGCCCCATGGCTGCTTCTGGACCGGATGCCAAGAGGGCCAAGACGAGGCTGCACTCGGACACGGACAATGACTCTGCTTCCGAGCTGCTGCGTGACAAG GTTCTGGTGGAGAACACAAAGAAAGAGCTCTCAAGGATTCAGGCTGAGCTATCATCTACAAATCGGAACTTGAACTTCTC GAATCAGCAGATGGAGGCCATCTCAACAAAGCTTCCGGTGGACAAGTCTGACCTCAAGTCCTACTTCCCAAA GGCATGGTGTGATCAGCACGGGGATGGCGTGATCACCGCGGCTAAGGAAGGGTTCAAGCAGCACGTCGAAGAGATGGAGAAGCAGAGGGACATCACTGGCAGTGAGGGCTGGGCTACCTTTGAGGACATCGACCTTGATGACAACTTCAACCCGAGGGCCTTCTCTCGCCACCAGCCGGACTCTGCGGTGAAAGGCAAGAAAGTCAATGAAAGCCTCACCAGCAGTTTCACAAACCCATTCTACAGCGAGAAGAACCCGTTCTTGAACACAAACTACAACTGA
- the LOC100276553 gene encoding uncharacterized protein LOC100276553 (The RefSeq protein has 2 substitutions compared to this genomic sequence) encodes MGYTYTPTYYSGLQDTIASLCKSILPSFRVGRRLTADQAAARRHAEQLKWQQESFHRILHLAALHREGIAPASDVAAFRGTMLAALVAPPQHLEQPAVLRDKLLFLQELLYAKCVSAAEYNASKAPLVQRLAAFGVIVDCPDAEVSAEEWSEIDLRDPPPPATAAASDKPKHKAFVTPWKSRSKKDQDVNSSASRPPLAPVDHNNATNAPVFMTESSPSETVPSGKAEKGKRRHLAGMFHSGGSGTENKEPAGEEGVVEKETVRGKKKSSWGFDGIKKWTKAGACNSGEAAATGEQPQHVPPRSSYSECQLEASPMAASGPDAKRAKTRLHSDTDNDSASELLRDKVLVENTKKELSRIQAELSSTNRNLNFSNQQMEAISTKLPVDKSDLKSFFPKAWCDQHGDGVITAAKEGFKQHVEEMEKQRDITGSEGWATFEDIDLDDNFNPRAFSRHQPDSAVKGKKVNESLTSSFTNPFYNEKNPFLNTNYN; translated from the exons ATGGGGTACACGTACACTCCGACATACTACTCGGGCCTGCAGGACACCATCGCGTCGCTCTGCAAGTCCATCCTGCCCTCCTTCCGCGTGGGCCGGCGGCTCACCGCCGACCAGGCCGCCGCGCGGCGCCACGCCGAGCAGCTCAAGTGGCAGCAGGAGTCCTTCCACCGCATCCTCCACCTCGCCGCGCTCCACCGCGAGGGCATCGCTCCGGCCTCCGACGTTGCCGCCTTCCGCGGAACCATGCTCGCGGCGCTCGTCGCGCCGCCGCAGCACCTCGAGCAGCCCGCTGTGCTCCGGGACAAGCTCCTCTTCCTCCAGGAGCTCCTCTACGCCAAGTGCGTCTCCGCGGCGGAGTACAACGCGTCCAAGGCGCCCCTCGTGCAGCGGCTCGCCGCGTTCGGCGTCATCGTCGACTGCCCCGACGCGGAGGTCTCGGCCGAGGAGTGGTCGGAGATCGACCTCCGTGACCCGCCTCCTCCCGCCACTGCGGCGGCCTCCGACAAGCCGAAGCACAAGGCCTTCGTCACGCCATGGAAGAGCAGATCCAAGAAGGACCAGGACGTGAACAGCAGCGCATCAAGGCCGCCGCTGGCCCCTGTGGACCATAACAACGCCACCAACGCGCCAGTCTTCATGACCGAGAGCTCGCCGTCGGAAACGGTTCCCTCCGGGAAGGCCGAGAAAGGGAAGAGGAGGCATCTGGCAGGGATGTTCCACAGCGGCGGCAGTGGCACCGAGAACAAGGAGCCTGCGGGGGAGGAAGGGGTCGTCGAGAAAGAGACGGTGAGAGGTAAGAAGAAGAGCTCGTGGGGGTTCGATGGCATCAAGAAGTGGACGAAAGCCGGTGCCTGTAACAGTGGCGAGGCGGCAGCCACCGGTGAGCAGCCGCAGCATGTTCCTCCGCGCTCATCTTACAGCGAGTGCCAGCTGGAGGCGAGCCCCATGGCTGCTTCTGGACCGGATGCCAAGAGGGCCAAGACGAGGCTGCACTCGGACACGGACAATGACTCTGCTTCCGAGCTGCTGCGTGACAAG GTTCTGGTGGAGAACACAAAGAAAGAGCTCTCAAGGATTCAGGCTGAGCTATCATCTACAAATCGGAACTTGAACTTCTC GAATCAGCAGATGGAGGCCATCTCAACAAAGCTTCCGGTGGACAAGTCTGACCTCAAGTCCTACTTCCCAAA GGCATGGTGTGATCAGCACGGGGATGGCGTGATCACCGCGGCTAAGGAAGGGTTCAAGCAGCACGTCGAAGAGATGGAGAAGCAGAGGGACATCACTGGCAGTGAGGGCTGGGCTACCTTTGAGGACATCGACCTTGATGACAACTTCAACCCGAGGGCCTTCTCTCGCCACCAGCCGGACTCTGCGGTGAAAGGCAAGAAAGTCAATGAAAGCCTCACCAGCAGTTTCACAAACCCATTCTACAGCGAGAAGAACCCGTTCTTGAACACAAACTACAACT
- the LOC103633127 gene encoding probable anion transporter 5, chloroplastic, with protein MAASVLQAERHLLLLGSGRNRPLLRMLPPRVLFPHRRRSWPRAVRVSPGDGEGAGGFASAVEKRSIPGIVEEEGYGARGEELEGDVAGALEQRWPPWDGLAERYKLIGATSLAFVICNMDKVNLSVAIIPMSHQYGWNSSTAGLVQSSFFWGYALSQLPGGWLAKLFGGRKVLEVGVVTWSLATAIIPVVAGFMPGLVLSRILVGIGEGVSPSAATDLIARSIPWQERSRAVAVVFGGLSFGSVLGLLFAPPIIQNFGWESVFYIFGLLGIVWCLGFESLIVQRFGDKKSLLNLGQSSTGSDGLISYAMSSESSHSSLEDLQNSLKDVPWGAFFKSKAVWAMIYAHFCGSWGHYTCLSWLPTFFSEELNLNLTEAAWVSVLPPLGSMIITSIAAPFADNLISNGVDTTKVRKICQTIAFVSPATFMMLSSVDLGLPPWEIVAFLTSGVALSSFALSGLYCTHQDISSEYASILLGITNTVGAVPGIVGVALTGFLLDSTHSWSISLFAPSIFFYLTGTVVWLAFASSKPQDFSKSGPESEP; from the exons ATGGCGGCCTCGGTGCTGCAGGCCGAGCGCCACCTGCTCCTGCTCGGCAGCGGCCGCAACCGTCCCCTCCTCCGCATGCTCCCGCCACGCGTGCTCTTCCCGCACCGGCGCCGCAGCTGGCCCCGGGCCGTGAGGGTGTCACCCGGCGACGGCGAGGGCGCGGGAGGGTTCGCGAGCGCCGTGGAGAAGCGCTCGATACCGGGGATAGTTGAGGAGGAAGGGTATGGAGCGAGGGGAGAGGAGTTGGAAGGGGACGTGGCCGGGGCTTTGGAGCAGAGGTGGCCTCCGTGGGATGGGTTGGCCGAGCGGTACAAGCTCATCGGCGCCACCTCCCTCGCCTTCGTCATCTGCAACATGGACAAG GTTAACTTGAGTGTCGCAATTATTCCAATGTCACATCAATATGGTTGGAACTCATCAACTGCTGGCTTAGTTCAGTCCTCATTCTTTTGGGGTTATGCATTGAGTCAACTACCAGGAGGATGGCTGGCAAAATTGTTTGGCGGAAG GAAAGTGCTTGAGGTCGGTGTTGTGACATGGTCTTTGGCCACTGCTATAATTCCTGTTGTAGCAGGTTTTATGCCAGGGCTTGTACTATCGAGGATTCTG GTAGGTATTGGAGAAGGTGTTTCACCATCAGCTGCTACAGATTTAATTGCTAG GTCCATTCCTTGGCAAGAACGATCAAGAGCAGTTGCTGTTGTTTTTGGTGGGTTGAGCTTTGGCAGTGTCTTAGG ACTCCTGTTTGCCCCTCCCATCATTCAGAACTTTGGCTGGGAGTCTGTCTTTTACATATTTGGCCTTCTTGGGATTGTTTG GTGCTTAGGATTTGAATCTCTTATAGTGCAACGGTTCGGTGACAAAAAAAGCCTATTAA ATCTTGGACAAAGTTCTACTGGATCTGATGGTCTTATCTCATATGCTATGTCTTCGGAATCATCACACTCGTCATTGGAAGATCTGCAAAATTCACTAAAG GATGTGCCTTGGGGGGCATTTTTCAAAAGCAAGGCGGTCTGGGCAATGATATATGCACACTTTTGTGGAAGTTGGGGGCATTATACTTGTTTGTCTTGGCTACCAACATTCTTTAG CGAGGAGCTGAACCTGAACTTGACAGAAGCAGCATGG GTGTCAGTCCTTCCTCCTTTGGGTTCAATGATCATTACATCTATTGCAGCACCTTTTGCAGACAACTTGATATCAAATGGAGTTGACACCACGAAG GTGCGAAAAATTTGCCAAACAATTGCCTTTGTGTCACCTGCGACTTTCATGATGCTTTCCTCTGTGGATCTTGGACTGCCTCCCTGGGAAATTGTTGCTTTTCTTACAAGTGGTGTAGCACTCTCCAGCTTCGCATTGTCAG GGCTTTATTGCACACATCAAGACATCTCTAGTGAATATGCAAGCATTCTCCTG GGAATCACAAACACTGTAGGCGCGGTGCCAGGAATTGTAGGCGTTGCACTCACAGGCTTTCTTCTTGATTCAACTCATTCTTGGAGT ATATCACTCTTTGCGCCTTCTATCTTCTTTTACTTAACTGGTACTGTTGTATGGTTGGCATTTGCAAGCAGTAAGCCCCAGGATTTTTCCAAGTCAGGACCTGAGTCTGAGCCGTGA
- the LOC100191733 gene encoding uncharacterized protein LOC100191733, giving the protein MATATAVGGPDRVETAASSAAAVLAVAVASQRLLGLLALAVQTVNVGAEIYNKDQRAIYKLLSGRIKSENVPENKDGSDDDDDDDDDEDNDDEGGDDDDDAEEEFSGEEDGGDDDDEDDDPEANGEEGSDNDNDDDEDGDDDDDEDDEGDEDDKDEDDDEDDEDQPPSKKKK; this is encoded by the exons ATGGCTACAGCGACGGCAGTTGGCGGACCCGACAGGGTGGAGACTGCGGCGTCGTCCGCGGCGGCAGTGCTGGCCGTCGCCGTTGCCTCGCAGAGGTTGCTAGGTCTGCTCGCTCTTGCG GTTCAAACTGTAAATGTTGGAGCAGAAATATATAATAAAGATCAGCGGGCAATATACAA GTTATTATCTGGAAGAATCAAATCTGAAAATGTCCCTGAAAATAAGGATGGGtcagatgacgacgatgatgatgacgacgatgaagacAATGACGATGAGGGtggtgacgacgatgatgatgctgAGGAGGAATTCTCTGGAGAAGAAGATGGGGgtgatgacgatgatgaagatgatgatccTGAAGCTAATGGTGAAGAAGGAAGTGACAACGACAATGATGACGACGAAGAtggtgatgatgatgacgatgagGACGACGAAGGTGATGAGGACGACAAAgacgaggacgatgatgaagatgacgaaGACCAGCCACCTTCCAAGAAGAAGAAATGA
- the LOC103634280 gene encoding calcium/calmodulin-dependent serine/threonine-protein kinase 1: MGLCYGKSAVVQEPAVAEENNKVDGAAVGRGDGPPASPAKVSRTPKQLKLSLYLPSPLPPSSYKGSLANSSVASTPARGGFKRPFLPPSPAKHIRALLARSHGSVKSISEGGEPDLGLDKSFGYSRHFAAKYDLGREVGRDHFGFTYAAKCKKGELKGKDVAVKVIPKAKVRAYPPLIPPCQFLLFGSSLSHLCSLISFVLDWVVLFPWLLAFFK, from the coding sequence ATGGGCCTCTGCTATGGCAAGTCGGCGGTGGTCCAGGAGCCGGCGGTAGCGGAGGAGAACAACAAAGTCGATGGCGCGGCGGTGGGCCGAGGCGATGGCCCGCCGGCGTCACCGGCGAAGGTGTCTCGGACGCCCAAGCAGCTCAAGTTGTCCTTATACTTGCCGAGCCCGCTTCCACCCTCCAGCTACAAGGGCTCGCTGGCAAACTCCAGCGTCGCGTCCACGCCGGCGCGCGGCGGGTTCAAGCGCCCATTCCTGCCGCCGTCGCCTGCCAAGCACATTCGTGCGCTGCTGGCGCGGAGCCACGGCTCGGTCAAGTCCATCTCCGAGGGTGGCGAACCAGACCTTGGGCTGGACAAGAGCTTCGGCTACTCCAGGCACTTTGCGGCCAAGTACGACCTTGGTCGAGAGGTAGGGCGCGACCACTTTGGCTTCACCTACGCTGCCAAGTGCAAGAAGGGCGAGCTCAAGGGCAAGGACGTCGCCGTCAAGGTCATTCCCAAGGCCAAGGTGCGAGCATATCCTCCTCTTATTCCCCCGTGTCAATTTCTTCTTTTCGGTTCCTCACTTAGTCACTTGTGTTCACTGATTAGTTTTGTGCTCGATTGGGTCGTCCTGTTTCCATGGCTTCTTGCATTCTTTAAATAG